One region of Podospora bellae-mahoneyi strain CBS 112042 chromosome 1 map unlocalized CBS112042p_1.2, whole genome shotgun sequence genomic DNA includes:
- the ryh1 gene encoding GTPase Ryh1 (COG:U; BUSCO:EOG09264JHE; EggNog:ENOG503NYN5) gives MAQTGAGGSYNNPLKKFKLVFLGEQSVGKTSLITRFMYDSFDNMYQATIGIDFLSKTMYLEDRTVRLQLWDTAGQERFRSLIPSYIRDSSVAVVVYDISNAKSFQNTRKWIDDVRAERGNDVIIVLVGNKTDLNDKREVTTAQGEEEARKNNLMFVETSAKAGHNVKNLFKKIAQALPGMEGADGSAAASAQASSQMIDVKSTTTPQQDGCGC, from the exons ATGGCGCAAACAGGAGCGGGCGGGTCATACAACAACCCGCTGAAGAAATTCAA GCTGGTATTTTTGGGCGAGCAAAGCG TCGGCAAGACATCTCTCATCACACGGTTCATGTACGACTCGTTCGATAACATGTACCAGGCCACCATTGGCATTGACTTCCTCTCCAAG ACAATGTATCTTGAAGACAGGACAGTACGGCTTCAGCTTTGGGACACGGCAGGCCAAGAACGTTTCCGCAGCTTGATCCCCTCATATATCCGTGACTCGAGCGTTGCAGTAGTGGTCTACGATATATCAA ATGCCAAATCCTTCCAAAATACCCGGAAATGGATCGACGACGTCCGCGCAGAGCGAGGCAACGACGTCATCATTGTGCTGGTAGGCAACAAGACGGATCTCAACGACAAGCGTGAGGTTACCACCGCccagggtgaggaggaagcgcGCAAGAACAACCTCATGTTTGTCGAGACCAGTGCCAAGGCGGGTCACAACGTCAAGAACCTCTTCAAAAAGATTGCGCAGGCTCTGCCCGGGATGGAAGGGGCTGACGGGtcggctgctgcttctgcgcAGGCCAGCTCCCAAATGATCGATGTTAAGAGCACAACTACACCACAGCAAGACGGGTGTGGTTGCTAG
- the RLP24 gene encoding ATPase-activating ribosome biosynthesis protein (EggNog:ENOG503NWVT; COG:J): MRVDNCFFCGRPAWPSKGITFMRNDGKSFRFCRSKCHKNFKMKRNPRKLKWTKAYRKNAGKEMTVDSTLQFAARRNVPVRYDRELFAKTLKAMERISEIKARRERIFYKKRMAGKRAREVAAARKLVADNEHLLPRLRGSEKRRLAELAAERGVDVEELEREELAAKASGKKSKAFGGEVKRLRVRTDGGVEEITESFGGVVGEDDDEDDGFEDEDDEMDTD, from the exons ATGCGCGTCGATAACTGTTTCTTCTGCGGTAGGCCCGCGTGGCCTAGCAAGGGTATCACCTTTATGCGCAACGATG GCAAATCCTTCCGCTTCTGCCGCTCAAAATGTCACAAGAACTTCAAGATGAAGCGCAACCCCCGCAAGCTCAAGTGGACAAAGGCCTATCGCAAGAACGCCGGCAAGGAGATGACGGTCGACAGCACTCTGCAGTTTGCCGCCCGCCGCAATGTGCCCGTCCGCTACGACCGCGAGCTCTTCGCCAAGACCCTCAAGGCCATGGAGCGCATCAGCGAAATCAAGGCTCGTCGCGAGAGAATCTTCTACAAGAAACGCATGGCCGGCAAGAGGGCGCGCGAGGTTGCCGCGGCCAGGAAGCTGGTGGCTGACAACGAGCACTTGCTTCCCAGACTCAGGGGCAgcgagaagaggaggttggctgAGTTGGCTGCTGAGAGGGGTGTCGAtgttgaggagctggagagagaggagctCGCCGCCAAGGCTTCcgggaagaagagcaaggctttcggtggtgaggtgaagaGATTGAGGGTCAGGACTGACGGTGGCGTGGAGGAAATTACCGAGTCTTTTGGCGGTGTTGTgggcgaggatgacgacgaggacgacggattcgaggacgaggatgatgagatggataCCGACTGA
- a CDS encoding uncharacterized protein (EggNog:ENOG503P9QH; COG:S): MPVRIPAATRTEVFCMGAGGLSAFAPFYMIIPGAEERVARQTTKWAPKWERNITMFKSPVERGVQRISPPVARTVQKVEHKLHLEQAAQKTGRGISKSFDKMGMKHT; this comes from the coding sequence ATGCCCGTCCGCATCCCCGCTGCCACTCGGACTGAGGTCTTCTGCATGGGGGCAGGTGGCCTCAGCGCCTTCGCACCTTTCTACATGATCATCCCTGGCGCCGAGGAGCGTGTCGCTCGCCAGACCACCAAGTGGGCGCCCAAATGGGAGCGCAACATCACCATGTTCAAGTCTCCAGTTGAGCGTGGTGTTCAGCGGATCTCGCCCCCGGTAGCCCGCACTGTTCAGAAGGTTGAGCACAAACTTCATCTTGAACAGGCAGCACAGAAGACTGGCCGGGGTATCTCGAAGAGCTTTGACAAGATGGGTATGAAGCACACCTGA
- a CDS encoding uncharacterized protein (EggNog:ENOG503Q4RT; COG:S): MISSRSSCRLRLPRPRSFLGFMSLQTGTELVSLALLFNKATGIYGLLTLFTGFQMSILQFTAYFLSIAVIAALAFCLPHIRKGTPFQNLLLAWVYAVDTIVSGLYTTAFATGWYLQLKEMEATVASGVPEEEEFQMVEPRGETTTPVRDDGIDTAFSMVLIIGFTLIRIYFSLVIMAYARAVILRFVDERVPESDEDDESGSAPNPFAEGAPLGEGLEGKIGRYMISVGKSYWLGGRKEDEEWAKDVHSKFRSSRR; the protein is encoded by the exons ATGATATCCTCACGATCGTCGTGTCGGCTTCGGCTGCCTCGTCCAAGG TCATTCCTAGGCTTCATGTCCCTACAGACCGGCACGGAGCTTGTCTCTCTTGCGCTCTTGTTCAACAAGGCGACGGGAATCTATGGCCTCCTTACCCTCTTCACGGGCTTTCAGATGTCGATCCTTCAGTTCACCGCCTACTTCCTTTCGATTGCCGTTATCGCCGCTCTGGCGTTCTGCCTCCCACATATTCGCAAGGGAACGCCGTTTCAAAACCTCTTGCTAGCCTGGGTTTACGCGGTGGACACGATTGTGAGCGGACTATACACGACAGCTTTTGCAACGGGGTGGTACTTGCAGTtaaaggagatggaggccaCCGTCGCCTCAGGAGTTCCCGAAGAAGAGGAATTTCAAATGGTTGAGCCTAGAGGCGAGACAACCACCCCAGTCAGAGACGACGGCATCGACACGGCGTTTAGCATGGTGCTTATTATTGGGTTTACACTTATCAGGATTTACTTCAGCTTGGTTATCATGGCCTATGCTCGGGCCGTTATCCTGCGGTTTGTTGACGAGAGGGTGCCCGAGTctgacgaggatgatgagtcCGGGTCGGCACCAAATCCGTTTGCTGAGGGTGCCCCCCTGGGAGAGGGATTGGAGGGCAAGATTGGGAGGTACATGATTTCTGTGGGGAAGAGCTATTGGCTTGGTGGAagaaaggaggatgaggaatgGGCTAAAGATGTTCATTCAAAAttcaggagcagcaggagatgA
- the MET5 gene encoding Sulfite reductase [NADPH] subunit beta (COG:P; BUSCO:EOG0926047G; EggNog:ENOG503NV1H), translated as MAGALTTIRTPEEAVARIAYLSSDVVISVQPSLASDSEFSSHLKQLAKQKEQSLVAKTSDAVAEIQSVRHNNDPLLSVFTPIRSGQLVSVTTTSSILLPSVAHLYKLANLPVVIHVALGPKSFPDYSAITSIRNSGWTFLQSWSLQEAQDIALTAHALAIRSGKGVIHFFDPSSGAVAESIEGASADVVRAVLNLDNVRRFQSAPISGSGIYADDGRVAVVSEQPEPLALSGGVTANQAGEGEAETPLLTSQSSVKSSQQSETSTPPSVSTATTIEPAAPLVSSEDIYKYVTGIWAQLNQLVGRQYNAFEWTGSQSAENTIFLFGSDVALFSDAIAKAQSVDSFANAGIIAPRLYRPWLGAKLIDALPKSVKRVAVLEQVSRKTTKWGPVLIDVLTSVKSAVGGVETIVGYQLGYITKESVKQALSGVFQNLTLEKPVQNLEVGEREIPQETSEYDLSKPKLEISYTKILDQLFGSRAFVANSLDSDNAGVSRTISATPEYGFGSLLARKERRQKFVAEVKEAASNGRFLTEVPKRALAKWVASADDAKKSEVAAEEVVSKLTLDNSTPSKALLQHKAFFRKQSLWLVGSDAWAYDLGNSGVHQVLASGENVNLLIIDSTPYSERAAADANRRKKDIGLYAMNFGNAYVASTAVYSSYTQVLQAMDEADKFNGPSIVLAYLPYFGEHESPLTVLTETKKAVDLGYWPLYRWNPENEKKGEPNFSLDSERIKKELKAFLDRDNQLTQMMRKEPKFGAVLDQDFGTEIRAQQKRKAKDAYNQLLEGLFGAPLTILFGSDGGNAQSLAKRLGTRGRARGLKTTVMAMEDYPVEDLPTEENIVFITSTAGQGEFPVNGKPLWDAIKDSTELDLASVKYSVFSLGDSHYWPRKEDKVYYNKPGKDLDRVLANFGGSRLAPLGLGDDQDPDGYQTGYSEWEPKLWEALGVSKVDGLPDEPPPITNEDIKIASNFLRGTIAEELLDTSTGAISASNQQLTKFHGTYMQDDRDVRDERKAQGLEPAYSFMIRCRLPGGVSTPKQWIQMDDIANELGNETMKLTTRQTFQFHGVVKAKLKPAMQAINRALMDTLAACGDVNRNVMCSPLPSQSAYHREVYYWSKKISEHLLPSTTAYHEIWLTDYDGKKTQVAGDAVQDFEPLYGPTYLPRKFKISIAIPPHNDVDVYAHDIGLIAIKGNDGHLLGFNLLVGGGMGTTHNNKKTYPQTGRMLGFVKADQTHIACEKVMLVQRDHGDRKNRKHARLKYTVDDLTVDVFRSKVEELWGQPFLPAKPFHFDSNVDTFGWLKDETGMNHFTMFIENGRIEDTADFQMKTGLREIAKVHKGEFRLTPNQHLILSNVADEDLDTLKKLLAQYKLDNLHFSALRLSSSACVAFPTCGLAMAESERYLPVLISKLEACLEENGLRQDSIVMRMTGCPNGCARPWLAEVAFVGKAYGAYNMYLGGGYHGQRLNKLYRSSIKEDEILEIMRGLLSRYAKEREQGERFGDWTIRAGIIKATTDGRNFHEGVAEEEEEAEE; from the exons ATGGCAGGCGCACTCACCACGATAAGGACGCCTGAAGAGGCTG TCGCGAGAATTGCATACCTTTCCAGCGATGTGGTCATCTCAGTCCAGCCGTCGCTCGCCTCTGATTCCGAGTTCTCGAGCCACTTGAAGCAGCTCGCCAAACAAAAGGAACAAAGCTTGGTCGCGAAGACCTCGGACGCTGTTGCAGAAATCCAATCAGTCAGACACAACAACGACCCATTACTCTCCGTCTTCACTCCCATCCGCTCTGGCCAGCTGGTTtccgtcaccaccacatcttcCATTCTCCTGCCCTCGGTAGCACATCTCTACAAGCTTGCCAACCTCCCGGTCGTCATCCATGTTGCGCTTGGTCCCAAGAGCTTCCCAGACTACTCGgccatcacctccatcaGAAATTCGGGATGGACCTTCCTCCAGTCCTGGTCCCTCCAGGAGGCTCAAGACATTGCGCTGACTGCTCATGCCTTGGCCATTCGCTCGGGCAAGGGTGTCATCCATTTCTTCGACCCCAGCTCTGGTGCTGTTGCCGAGTCCATTGAGGGCGCGAGCGCCGACGTTGTCCGCGCtgtcctcaacctcgacaatGTGCGGAGGTTCCAGTCTGCGCCGATCTCGGGGTCAGGGATCTACGCGGATGATGGGCGGGTCGCCGTGGTTTCTGAGCAGCCGGAACCCCTGGCTCTCTCTGGTGGAGTCACCGCCAACCAagcaggagagggtgaagcAGAAACCCCTCTTCTTACTTCACAGTCGTCAGTCAAGTCCAGTCAACAGAGCGAGACCAGCACGCCACCAAGTGTATCCACCGCAACTACCATCGAGCCCGCAGCTCCCCTTGTGTCGTCTGAGGATATCTACAAGTACGTCACCGGCATCTGGGCTCAGCTCAACCAGCTTGTCGGCAGGCAATACAACGCCTTCGAGTGGACGGGGTCACAATCGGCCGAAaacaccatcttcctctttggCTCAGATGTTGCCTTGTTCTCTGACGCTATTGCCAAGGCACAGTCTGTTGACTCCTTTGCCAACGCTGGCATCATTGCTCCTAGACTTTACCGCCCGTGGCTGGGCGCCAAGTTGATCGATGCCCTTCCCAAATCTGTCAAGAGGGTGGCAGTCCTTGAGCAGGTGTCGAGAAAGACCACAAAGTGGGGCCCCGTTCTCATCGATGTCTTGACTTCTGTCAAGAGTGCTGTTGGTGGCGTCGAGACTATTGTTGGGTACCAACTTGGCTACATCACCAAGGAAAGTGTCAAGCAAGCTTTGTCCGGTGTTTTCCAGAACTTGACTCTGGAAAAGCCTGTACAGAActtggaggttggtgagcgCGAGATTCCTCAGGAGACCTCCGAGTACGACCTCTCGAAGCCCAAGCTTGAGATTTCTTATACCAAGATCCTCGATCAGTTGTTTGGAAGCAGAGCCTTTGTCGCCAACTCCCTCGATTCCGACAATGCCGGCGTCTCACGGACCATCTCGGCCACTCCCGAGTATGGTTTCGGCTCTCTCCTCGCCAGAAAGGAGCGCAGACAAAAGTTTGttgccgaggtcaaggaggccgCCAGCAATGGCCGTTTCTTGACTGAAGTTCCCAAGAGAGCCTTGGCCAAGTGGGTAGCTAGCGCTGACGATGCGAAGAAGTCTGAGgtggctgccgaggaggttgtttCCAAGCTTACACTCGACAACTCGACGCCATCAAAGGCCCTGCTCCAGCACAAGGCATTCTTCCGCAAGCAATCTCTTTGGCTTGTTGGGTCCGACGCCTGGGCTTATGACCTTGGCAACTCTGGCGTTCATCAGGTTCTGGCTTCGGGCGAAAATGTCAACCTGCTCATCATTGACTCGACCCCTTACTCTGAGCGCGCTGCCGCTGATGCAAACCGCAGAAAGAAGGACATTGGTCTCTATGCCATGAACTTTGGAAACGCTTACgtcgcctccaccgccgtctACAGCTCTTACACCCAGGTTCTTCAGGCTATGGATGAGGCCGACAAGTTCAATGGCCCCTCTATCGTTCTGGCTTATCTTCCCTACTTTGGTGAGCACGAGTCTCCTTTGACCGTTCTCACTGAGACCAAGAAGGCCGTTGACCTTGGTTACTGGCCTCTGTACAGGTGGAACCCTGAgaatgagaagaagggcgagcCCAACTTCTCTCTTGACTCTGAGCgtatcaagaaggagctcaaggccTTCCTTGACAGAGACAACCAGCTCACTCAGATGATGCGGAAGGAACCCAAGTTTGGTGCTGTTCTTGATCAGGACTTTGGTACTGAGATTCGCGCCCAGCAGAAGCGCAAGGCCAAGGATGCTTACAACCAGCTCTTGGAAGGTCTCTTCGGTGCGCCGTTGACCATTCTGTTTGGTTCTGATGGTGGCAACGCCCAGTCCCTCGCCAAGCGGTTGGGTACCAGGGGCCGTGCCCGTGGCCTGAAGACCACAGTCATGGCCATGGAGGACTACCCAGTCGAGGACTTGCCAACGGAGGAGAACATTGTCTTCATCACCTCGACCGCCGGTCAGGGTGAGTTCCCGGTCAACGGCAAGCCTCTCTgggatgccatcaaggacAGCACCGAGCTCGATCTTGCTTCCGTCAAGTACTCCGTCTTCTCTCTTGGTGATAGCCACTACTGGCCCAGAAAGGAGGACAAGGTGTACTACAACAAGCCCGGAAAGGACCTCGACAGGGTTCTGGCCAACTTTGGCGGTTCCCGTCTGGCTcctcttggtcttggtgatgaccaGGACCCAGATGGATACCAGACCGGCTACTCCGAGTGGGAGCCCAAGCTTTGGGAAGCCCTCGGCGTGTCAAAGGTCGATGGCCTCCCAGATGAGCCTCCCCCGATCACCAACGAGGACATCAAGATCGCCTCCAACTTCCTGCGTGGTACCATCGCCGAGGAGCTCTTGGACACATCGACCGGCGCCATCTCGGCTTCCAACCAGCAACTGACCAAGTTCCACGGCACATACATGCAGGATGATCGTGATGTCCGTGACGAGCGCAAGGCCCAAGGTCTTGAGCCAGCCTACTCCTTCATGATTCGCTGCAGACTTCCCGGCGGTGTCTCGACACCAAAGCAGTGGATCCAGATGGATGACATTGCCAACGAGCTCGGAAACGAGACCATGAAGTTGACCACCCGTCAAACCTTCCAGTTCCACGGCGTCGTCAAGGCCAAGCTCAAGCCTGCCATGCAAGCCATCAACCGGGCTCTCATGGACACCCTTGCCGCCTGCGGTGATGTCAACCGTAACGTCATGTGCAGTCCTCTTCCTTCGCAGTCTGCCTACCATCGTGAGGTTTACTACTGGTCCAAGAAGATTAGCGAGCATCTTCTTCCATCGACTACCGCTTACCACGAGATCTGGCTCACCGACTACGACGGAAAGAAGACGCAGGTCGCTGGTGACGCCGTCCAGGACTTTGAGCCCCTTTATGGGCCTACTTACCTCCCCCGCAAGTTCAAGATCTCGATCGCCATCCCCCCACACAACGATGTTGACGTGTACGCTCACGATATCGGCCTGATTGCCATCAAGGGCAACGACGGACATCTGCTTGGCTTCAaccttcttgttggtggtggtatggGTACCactcacaacaacaagaagacgTATCCCCAGACCGGTCGCATGCTTGGTTTCGTCAAGGCTGACCAGACCCATATCGCCTGTGAGAAGGTCATGCTCGTCCAACGCGACCACGGTGACCGCAAGAACCGCAAGCACGCCAGATTGAAGTACACCGTTGACGATCTGACTGTCGATGTCTTCAGGTCCAAGGTTGAGGAACTTTGGGGTCAGCCGTTCCTGCCTGCCAAGCCCTTCCACTTTGACAGCAATGTCGACACCTTTGGCTGGCTCAAGGATGAGACTGGCATGAACCACTTCACCATGTTCATTGAGAACGGCCGTATCGAGGACACTGCCGACTTCCAGATGAAGACTGGCCTCAGAGAGATTGCCAAGGTTCATAAGGGCGAGTTCCgcctcacccccaaccagcATCTTATCCTCAGCAACGTTGCCGACGAGGATCTGGACACCCTCAAGAAACTTCTCGCCCAGTACAAGCTTGACAACCTCCACTTCTCCGCCCTCCGtctctcttcttccgccTGCGTTGCCTTTCCCACCTGCGGTCTCGCCATGGCCGAGTCTGAGCGCTACCTCCCGGTGCTGATCTCCAAGCTGGAGGCCTGCCTCGAGGAGAACGGCCTCAGGCAAGACAGCATCGTCATGCGCATGACCGGTTGCCCCAACGGTTGCGCCCGCCCCTGGTTGGCCGAGGTTGCCTTTGTCGGCAAGGCCTACGGTGCTTACAACATGTATCTCGGTGGTGGGTACCACGGCCAGAGACTCAACAAGCTCTaccgcagcagcatcaaggaGGACGAGATTCTCGAGATCATGAGGGGCTTGCTCAGCCGGTACGccaaggagagggagcagggCGAAAGATTTGGTGACTGGACCATCCGTGCCGGCATCATCAAGGCTACCACCGATGGCCGCAACTTCCACGAGGGtgttgccgaggaggaggaggaggcagaggagtGA